TGGATTatgagagggaggacagagaggaggaccaCAGCGGGAGAccgaggacagaggacagagggcgGGAGGGGGAGTCTGGGAATCAGCCGCCGCGGCCATTTGCACCACTGCAGCTTCCCGGcctgagccgccgccgctgcccgccTGACTGTTCAGCTTCAGCCGTCCGCCCGTCTCTGTGCATCTCTGCCTGTGATATCgccttcctctgtgtgtgtgtgtgtgtgtctgtgtatctctgtgactgtgtgtgtgtgtgtgtcctcttctCTTGCAAATATGATGAGGCAGACTCCTGCACCCCGGAAGGTACAGAACTCCACTCGATCCCCTTCATCTGTTGGGATGTTGCTGTTATCACCATCATCATTCTTTTGTTGTGTTGGCAGTTCCGCTGTAAAGGTCATGCTCAGAAGTTTTCTCTCGCTGGTTAGCAGGGAATcaccttttcttcctctccggAGATATTTGATATTCCCAGCATGAAAGCAGAAGTGcgccagcagctcagctgtgctATTTATTTCATGCTTTGGTCCTTTTCGCCTcactgttggtgtttttttttgcagaatcaTGTTACGCGTTCAGCCGTTCCATGTTTTTTCCCACCGTGACAGCCTGTATCTTCAGTTTGACCTCTCGGTGCCGGCACTCCTGGTTGTAGATGGCTTTAGCACAGCTCGTTCCTGTAGGTAGAGTGCAGCACGgcgggttgggggggggggggggggggggggcgctgtcAGCTCTTATGTGGTACAGCTGTTAGCTCGGGCTAATTTCTGCTTTAATCCAATAAGGAGCGATAACTGGCTCAGCGACGGCCGAGCCGAAGCAGAGCGTGGAGCTGAGAGTGAAAGGTGGAAGACAGAAGTGGCAGAAAGAGGATCTGCTCAGATCCTCcgtgtctctgctctctggtttTATTGGACATGTGATAGAtgtgctctctgctgctttagAGTGTTTATAATGATCTTTCTAAGAATTTTACTGAAGCGTCTAACAAAATGTGATGCGAGTTGTTTCTGCAATTGTTCCATCACTTCatctttttccatttaaatttgCATAAATACAGCTGATTGttataaaagaggaaaaacataaGACCTTCGGAATTGTTTAACTTATTCATTTTCACATAGCATATTTTTTATCATAACTTACAAGCATGATAAAGatgtaataaatgtaaaatgtatgAAACTTTCATTGTGGTGGAAAAAATAGTTTCATCTATAAGTTTGCATTAAGAAGCAAAATTAAAAGACATGTGAATATCTGCTATTTCCCTACATCGTCCCAGATTGACAAAATTTGTATTAATCACATGCAAAACACAGTCATTTTTCAATACTTGTCATATTCATGTGATTTGtagcatttttttattcataaaattCTATACTTACATGTTATTCTTTTCTAGATATAAGTGAGGAACATACTTTCCTTGTATGAATATACAATGAGTCGTatttatatttacttttttctatttttctagCAATTAGCCCTCGTTTAGTCAAAATTAGCAAAGCTGAGGAAACTGCAGCTGCAACATTAGCTCCAGGTTTATTACTGTCATCATGGCAACTTTcacataaataataaagttTCAGAAGAGTAAGATCAACTCAAACTGTTTTGAATCAACCACATCATAATTTGTTTACCATCATTATGACAGGATCCATTTCACCAGTAACTAATTGGGGAAAAATGTAACGAAGGTGGAAGTCTTTAAAGCGTGTTTAAACGAGACAAGTTATGAGACCTTTAATGTATTTTTAccctacataaaaaaaaaaacaactttcagtTGTTATTAGTGATAAAGCCTCCCCTTcagtttaaatgatttattcctgttatttttctgttaaaattCCGGACATGAAATCTGCGTAATGGAATTTCGGTGGTCTGTAAATCCTCTTATCACACCTCTTCTGTAGCTGCACGCGATCACTCAGGATAACGGCGCATCATTATCCGTCCCGTATGAATGCAGCACAATAGAATGAGGCTGCGATGAATCGGATGGAGGCACAGAACCGTCATTGAGGCCACGGCGGCGGTGCCAGCCACACTGTGGTCATATGGTTGTTGGAGATGAGGCTCTGGAGAGCAGCGAGGACAAAAACAGCTTGTTAGAGGAGCAGCGAGTGCAGATCTGTGGAGGAAGAGTTTCAGTGTTATCATCATCCAAAGTCGGCTTCATTCTCCCATTTTGTCCTTTTTGTCTGTGATTTCCTGTTCAGTACGACCTCCCTGCCTTCAAATACTAACCCGGACTGTTTGTCtgcttccctcctctcctcctcctcttcctcctctccgtctgcTCCTCAGACCACGGCCAGAAGGCCCAAGGTGAGCCCAGTCTGAAGCTTCATCAGGGCTTCTGGTTTTTCATCCACCAGTTTGGTATCCACAATATTTAGTCCTAGAAGGTGCTCATCTAAATCAGGATCAGTTTTTTTAAGCGTTTGTCGTGTGCCTTCCTTCAGGCGGAgcctccatcacttcctgtaccCCGATCTATGTGTTTAAGGTTCAACAAAATTTCTCAATCTGAAGGCTGAGAagttaaaaacaatttttataAAAGGGAAATAATTTAAAAGTCTAAAAATTGGCTGTATCCTGGCTTTTAACCAGTCCCCTTCCTTCATACTGACAGAGAAAAGTCGTCTGTAATGTGATCAGATAAATTCCATTCACAGTAGTGTTATTTCTTTTCAAGCACCTTTAACTGCTGTAGTAATTCAGTCTATACAGAAATCTGTAGTTCTCAAGAACCACAAATGAGAAACATGGATTAATGTCTTCAGTGTGATCAAATCCATGAACAGACTTTAAAGCAGCTAGGTCCTGAAAACACAGTAGTTCTACCTACTTGCAGATCCTCCATTTTGGCCACTACTCTCCTCATTCAGCAGTGAGATTCCGGCACGGTCCGGACTTCgtgcttttttaattttttattaaacaaagtaattaaatcatgttttttttgtttgtttttttctcctgggTTTCCTCAGCAGCCCAGCAGACCTGCGGGCGCCGGAGGGAAGGGGGCTGCGTCCGGCTcggcctccgcctccgccgGAGAGATGAGCAGCAGCGAGCCCAGCACGCCGGCTCAGACGCCGCTAGCCGCCCCGGTCATCCCCACACTCCACTCCCCCGGAAACCCCCCGGCCCCTGTCCCCAGCAAGGTCAGTCTCACCAACATTCAGGGAATCAATACTCCACCACGCACCGGAGTAATGAACTCTGCAAGCGTTTAAACCCCAGAGCTGGAAGTCTGAAAGACGACTTGACAGGCCAGCAGCACCAAACAGGAGTCAGTGTAGAATTCacaagagcagaaacacaggagTGTAATCAGATGTGATGTGTTTTGGCTCCCGATCCTCTAAATATACACGTATTTGACGCGGCTGTCAGTTCCCATCAGTGTCATCGAGCCACGTCGTCTAATCAGAAACAACCCAGAGGTTTTTAGCAGCATCCAGAGAGAACTTGAAGTCCTCCTGCAGAGATTCAAGTAGAGATAAAACAGTGAATGTTTGGTCGattcattgattcattcatgCTGTAAAGGAGAAGAAAGTGACTAAAGGAAAGTGAGAAAAGATGACATTGTTGTTATTTGTAAAGCTCcaattgaatttatttattgtaagAATGATATTAATATTCAGATTTCTCCTAATGCACAaataaaatacttattttcaaGGTGATTACGGAGTAATTTTCTTGAAAAAGCCGATTAATTTGCAacagaataatttatttttttctgttcagaaatcATCAAACCTaattttttatcattattacaATGTTTGATTGTATTTAATACTTTAGTTGATCATATAATGTACAGTATCATCTTCATAAAGTGATTATCTACTGACTGAATGTAAAAATATATAGAAGTGTTTTGTTTGGATGAAACATCCTATGTTGATGCtttaaatacttttaaaaaatgacagtttcTGTGCATTTATGCACATTTGCATGCAATAAATGACGTGATTAGCTCTTGAATGCAGTTATGTTGATATTAGTAAAAAGCCAGTCGGTGTCCATCACTATTTGTGAACTCTCGGTCTTCAGTCATGAGTGAAGGCTGAACCTTTCAGCTGTGTGGTATTTgagctttaatttgtttttaagaaTCAGGGATCATCACTGTCCACGGGCCTCATGGCTATTTTACCCCCTCAGGTGGATGTCGCTATGGAAACACAGGTGCAGCCACGTGACGTGACTTTGTCTGCGCTCAATATCGAcgtgttgtttttgtctcactAACTTCCTAACAAGCTGTCGGAGGTGTGACTCCTTTAATTGGAGCGTGAGGCGCGCTCCGTCTTTACACATTTGGTGTAAATTTATGCATGCAGGCTCACTCGCTTCAGGGCAGAACTGCTGGAAGACTTGATTTTACAGCAGAGATTAGGAATAATAAATGTCCATGTCGGAAACTGAAGCCCATAATCTCTGGTTTCAGTCAAGCGAACATGGTTATGTTAACTTTTAGAATCCAGTTTTTGCCAGACTAACATAATATCCCCACAGATGTGTGCAATATGGGTCTGTTCCTATGTGGGTAGAGCATTAAATTCTCCTCATGTCTTTGTATCCGTGTCGTCTAGGTATCCCATTAGTTTCCCATTACGGTGGAAAACGAGCATGTGAAAGGATGCAGAGGCCTTTTGTTGTGAGAAGCGGCACTAGTCTGAAATCCTGTGCATAAACAAGCGAGCTGCCAGTAATTCGAGGCAGCAGTTTATAGAAAGCATGACAAAGCCTGCGTGTCTTCGCTTCTTCACGGGTGAATCACCAGCATGGCGGCTTGAATTTAATCTTTTCCCTGCACATAAAAAGGTGAAAGTGCtttcagcagagagagaaaagctttAAATCTGATCACACTGCAAAAGTGAAACCATGAAAgactttcacttttttaaaccTCTGGCTGTTTCAGCGCTTCTCTGAAGTCAGTGACTGtcgccctgcaggaggaggaggcgctgcgAGCTCAGGTGAAGgacctggaggagaagctggagactCTGAAGATGAAACGGACGGAGGACAAAGCCAaactgaaggagctggagaagcacaagatccagctggagcagctgcaggagtggAAGACCAagatgcaggagcagcaggccgAGCTGCAGAAGCAACTGAAAGAGGCCAAGAGGGTGAGGAGCACTGCAGAGCCACTTCACTCCTCACTGAAAATAGAAACTCATCATCTATTTCTTACTTTTCTTACTATTACTTTCTTACTATTTCTAGCATGTCAATCAAATAAGttgcatttttacagttttttatgAAGCAGAGTTTTAACACTGGCAGAGAGTTGATATACAtgtttataaaaacacaaatattacTGCCTTTAAATACTTTTGAATAAGTGGAATCAGTGTTAACCAGAGGACTGGTGTCGGTGTGCAGGAAGCCAAAGAGGCTTTGGAGGCGAAGGAGCGCTACATGGAGGAGATGTCCGACACGGCGGACGCCATTGAGATGGCGACGCTGGATAAGGAGATGGCCGAGGAGCGAGCCGAgtccctgcagctggaggtggaTTCCCTCAAGGAGAAAGTGGACGAGCTCACCATGGACCTGGAGATCCTCAAGCACGAGATCGAGGAGAAAGGTGGGGAGTGTACCTTAACCGTGTTGAAGTTTCGGCGCCGGTTTGCACTCTAAAAATACGTTTGAATAGTATCTAATCCTCAAAATTATATTTCAACTTtgattttgtatttcatttatgGAAAACGATTCGTTTTCTACAATCAGTCACGTCTAAACCCAGTTATTTGGATTTTCTTCACGTTAATCATGCTGTAAACGACGCTCGGTTTGACTGGAGCTTGGCCAGAAGAACAGGGTCGTTGAATTTTGAATAATTCTGTGGAATCGGTGTTCCTTGAGACAAAACTTAAGGTTTTCTGGGCTTCTCCCAGGTTCGGACGGCGCCGCTTCCAGTTACCatgtgaagcagctggaggagcagaacagCAGGCTGAAGGAGGCTCTGGTCAGGTACGTCTGAAACAGAGATCACCCTTCCACCGTATGAACTGAAGGCCGGTCACAGAGGAACAGATGGTCTCACTCACTCCTATTTACTCCTGCAGACTTGTTCTTTAATCATTTTGTGAAAGACATGATCTTAATTTAACAATAATCTCAGGTTCAGCTGAAAGAAGCACTTGGGCTCATCACCCTGACGGTTTATCTCTGCTCTGCGTCAGGATGCGAGACCTGTCGGCCTCGGAGAAGCAGGAACACGTGAAGTTGCAGAAgcagatggagaagaagaaCGTGGAGTTGGACTCCCTGAGGAGCcagaaggagaagcagcaggaggagatgacGGTGGCGGAGAAGACCATCGACGAGCTGAAGGAGCAGGTCAGACTCCGGCCGTTAGGATCGCGCCTCCTCCGTCCGCGGCCGCCTCACCGTGTGCGATGTGCTGCGTGCTCCAGGTGGACGCGGCGCTGGGGGCGGAGGAGATGGTGGAGACTCTGACAGAGAggaacctggacctggaggagaaggTCCGGGAGCTGAGGGAGACGGTCACCGACCTGGTGAGTCCAGACCTGCCGTCCTCAGagtatttatagaaaatgaaagTGCCACAGATTGCTGACTCACCTCATTATCTGTATGGCTGCTGGGGTCATTATAATGCATGTAGCGCCCCCTAGTGTTCTCCGTGTTCCtcctgggattttttttttttttttttaagcatcaaGTTTCCttcaaacactgctgatgaGTGATGAACACAAATATATGAATGAAGTGTTGCTGGCTGCAAGTATTCAGAATTAATCTGCCAAGTCAGAAAATCTGCTAAAATGTGGCAGCAGTAATTTTCTCAACAGTTTCATTCacataaatgagaaaaaaagactgAGTATCAGCTGTGAAAGAGACATATACTGTTTTGAAATGCTATTATTTATGGAAGTACAATGTTAGTAACTAGTTACTGCGATCATTTCCAGCGTGTGACCGTCTGATTGATCGTTGTTTCCGTCCTGCAGGAAGCCATCAATGAGATGAACGACGAGCTGCAGGAGAACGCCAGAGAGAcggagctggagctgagagAGATGCTGGATCTGGGCGCAGCCAGAGTCCGAGAGTCCGAGAAACGGGTGGAGGCCGCTCAGGAAACTGTGGCCGACTACCAGCAGACCATCAAGAAGTACCGCGAGCTCACGGCTCACCTGCAGGTACAGACACCCGGGGAAGGCGCCGTCACAGGCTCCTGTCTCCTGACGGGGTCTGATGGCTGTTTTGCGCTCGCTGCAGGAGGTGAACAGAGATCTGACCAGCCAGCAGGAAGCCtcggcagagctgcagcagcaggcgccGGCCGAGATGTTTGACTTCAAGATCAAGTTTGCGGAGACGAAGGCCTACGCCAAGGTGAGAAGCACGCCGGCTTCTCGGCCTCAATAACAACATCGCAGCTCATCTCTGTCAACAcaagaaacatttttctttaagCTTTGTTTCTGAAAGTCAGTGGTTTTGTGTTCAGGCTATTGAGATGGAGCTGAGGAAGATGGAGGTGGGTCAGGCCAACAGACACGTTTCTCTTCTGACCGCCTTCATGCCCGAGTCCTTCCTCCGCCACGGCGGCGACCACGACTGcatcctggtgctgctgctcatccccAGACTCATCTGCAAGGTAACCGCCACacatccccccctcccccgcagcGGGTCGACGTCCCAGGATTCACCCCTCCGTCTGCGTTTACCCGAAGGCCGAGCTGATCAGCAAACAGGCGCAGGAGAAATTCGACCTGAACGAAACGTGCGTGGAGCGAGCCGGGCTGAAGGGAGCCGTCGGGGAGCAGCTGAGCTTCGCCGGCGGCCTCGTCTACTCGCTGAGTCTGCTGCAGGCCACGCTTCACAAATACGAGCAGTACGTTCCCACCTTCAGCGTGAACATCGGGAGAGACTGACGGCTGTACTGTACGAAGACATACACAACCTGATTATCACTAGTTAGTCctaatgcgtgtgtgtgtgtgtgtgtgtgtcagggctcTGGCTCAGTGCGGCGTGGAGGTCTATAAGAAGATCGGCTCTCTGTACCCGGAGATGAGCGTCCACGAGCGTTCTCTCGACTTCCTCATCGACCTGCTGCACAAAGACCAGCTGGACGAGACGGTCAACGTGGAGCCGCTCACCAAGGCCATCAAATATTATCAggtgacagacacacacagcgtcAGTGAACCGGAGAAGACGTCCTCCGGTCGCTGTGTGTCTGACGATGTCTGTCCTCGTTCAGCACCTGTACAGCATCCACCTGGCGGATCAGGACGAGGACTGCACCATGCAGCTGGCCGACCACATCAGAGTGAGGAGAATCGCTTCAATTCAATGGAAAGGAAATGTGAAACGAGATAAAGAAGACGTAATAGTTGACGTCTCCGTGCTTCCTCTTCACCAGTTTACCCAGAGTGCCTTGGACTGCATGGCGGTGGAGGTGGGGCGTCTGCGGGCGTTCCTGCACGCCGGCCAGGAGAAGGCCGACCTGGCCGTCCTGCTGAAGGACCTGGAGACGTCCTGCAGCGACATCAGGCAGTTCTGCAAGAAGATCCGCCGCAGGATGCCGGGGACCGACGCGCCGGGCATCCCGGCGGCGCTCAGCTTCGGACAACAGGTGACCGCAAACGTCCCCCGCCGCGTCTGATCGGAGTGATtcaagcagaggaggaggctcaccctctcatcctctcaccctctgGTGTTTGCGGCAGGTGTCGGACACGCTGTCAGACTGCAGGAAGCACCTCACCTGGGTGGTGGCGGTGCTGCAGGAGGTGGCGGCGGCCGGCGCTCAGATGATGTCGCCCCTCGGAGAACAGGAGGGGCTGTCGGCGGTCAAACTGGAGGACGTGGCCTTCAAGGCCGGGGAGCAGGTAAAAACCAGGAATTCTCTCTGTTAACCCTCCGCCAAGCAAGAGACCTGAAGAACTTTCACATTTCAACATGTTGTTGCAAATTTCAGGATGTTTTATGCTGTAAATGATCAATTCAGAattgtttttgtcatatttgttgtttctgctgtttggactttCAAGTTTGATGCTCTGTCAGCTGAATCCTGAACTGACGCACATCTCACTGTCATTTCCAGATCTATGGATCGCAGGGCGCCAATCCGTACGAGTGTCTGCGGCAGTCCTGCAGCATCGTCATAGCAACCATGAACAAGATGGCGACCGCCATGCAGGAAGGAGAGTACGACTCAGAGAAGCCTCAAAGCAAGGTAAACGTGTCtgagtgtgagtgacagagcagCCGCTGCAGTTTTCATTTTACTCAGACTCTAATTGTCATGGGCGCTCCTCCCAGAATCCCCCGCCTGTGGACGTGCGGGCGGCGGCTCTCAGAGCGGAGATCACAGACGCAGAAGGTCTGGGCCTgaagctggaggacagagagacggtCATCAAGGAGCTGAAGAAGTCGCTGAAGATCAAGGTAGGAAATGAGATGAACTGTGGATAAACCTGACGCCTCAATTTATGATTCATGGAAAAGAGGATTTCATCAGTTCTCTCCAATCTGTGTGTCTTCAGGGAGAAGAGCTGAGCGAGGCCAACGTCCGCCtgagcctgctggagaagaagctgGACAGTTCGTCCCGGGACGCCGACGAGCGGGTGGAGAAGATCCAGACCCGGCTGGACGAGGCTCAGActcagctgaagaagaaggagaagtgAGGCCCGCTGCACACTTTACTTGCCTCCCATCGGACCTGCACGGTTTGACGCCTCGCCGCTCTCCGCAGGGAGTTCGAGGAGACCATGGACGCCCTGCAGGCCGACATCgaccagctggaggcggagaaGGCGGAGCTGAAGCAGAGGATCAACAGCCAGTCCAAGATGACCATGGACGGCCTGAGAGGCTCCGGCACGTCGGGAATCGCCTCCATCGTCACCGGAGCGGCCGGAGGTGAGCCGATCCTGCAGGCCGCACGACAGCTTTAACACAGCTTTAACAAAGCTGCTGGAATTTAACCCGAAAACTTGACGCTTCACCAAACTAAAAATCAACACCgagcagcttttaaaaaaaactgtctttgcTGACGTCTTTCCCTCTTTCAACCCTTCCTAATCTACCAACTCATCCTGCAGAGGAGCAAAAAGGTATTTCCTGTTTGAACTGACGTCTcctgcgatttttttttttaaactgcatgCTTTGACAGCATCTCAGTACGTAACATGTTTCATCCAGATGTCTGCAGGTCGTTAAATATTAACAATTTCTTTTCCTCTGCACCTAGCACGGCTGCTTCGAACTCAGTTTAAGTGTTACAATAGCAATAACTGGAAATAAGAGACTTATTTGAGGTTAATTGTTATGAAATCAGTCATATTGTCTCAAATCATTTTTATATTCTGCTGGAAAGTGCAGAAAGCAAAATGTCTTTATCCTCAACTCTGGTTTTTGATTATTAATTCATACATATTGCCATTTATTCTTCTCTTCAAACTCTAAAGAACCTGCAGAAATCCAACTATAAGGCTGCATTTATCgaatctgcatgttttccatcatGCACCTTCTCGTCATGCATCACTTTTCTTTAACCCACCgcttcatttttcagtttcttcacagCACGACGGTGATAAAATACTCCAGTTTTAATTTACACCATGCTCAGATTGATGTtatgatttgatttaattttatcTGGTTTCTACAAGTttgatgaatgagtgaacgAAAAGTGCACCTTAAAGTTAAATGTAATCTTTATTAAaatcaaactgtgaaaatgatATATATTGAAACTATGAAGCATGAcaacaaaaatcacaaatacCGTGTCTGAAAATATTAGAATTCTATTGATGTGTTGAAAACCTCAGTTTTTAGAGAGGCAAGCAGGAGATGTTTGAAATGCATGtattcacttctttttttctcttttttgggaCTGAAGTTGAAAGTGCAGCTTCGACTCTGGTCTGGCTGTGTTTCTAACGTGTTTCTGCTCCGGCCTGCAGCCACCATGATGCCCGGCGTGGGCTCGGGTTCGGGCGTCCAGGTGATCGACTCTCCGCTGCTGACTCAGCAGATCGAAGCTCAGAGACTGTGCATCAAACAGCTGAAGAACGACAACAACAGACTGAAGGTACGAAAACGAACAACTCCGGACGTCTGTTTCCAGCTGGAGAGGAACAGTTCTGAGCAGCGTGAGCCGTGATTTATCGCTCCTCGCAGGCGGAGAAGATGCGCGCCCAGCTGGCATCGCTGCCGCCGCTCCACGTCACCAAGCTGCCGTCCAGAGACGGCGGACGGCCCGAGGTGCTCTCCAGCGCTCTGTACCGCAAGACCGACCAgctgctggagacgctgctgcagaTGAGCGCCAACGTCAAGGTGGTGGACATCACCGGGAAATCCCCAGGTCCGTAACCTCAGAGAGAAGCGATGACTGAGGTTAAAGCTGAGCTGATTGGTTGGTGTTTGTCCTGCAGTGACACCTAGTGCTCAGCTGCTGGAACAGACGGCGCGGCTCCAGTCCCTGAGCGACACTCTGGACCGGCTGAAGGTACGACCGCGCCGCTGAAAGCGTGGAGAACGGCTGATTCAGCCCCCTGAGGCTCACCCGTcacgtctctctccctccgctcAGGGCGAGGTCGCCGAGCACGTGGTGAACCAGCAGCCGGGAGCTCGAGTCGCCTCGGACTTCGCCACCTTCCCCTCCACCTCGTTCGTGAAGGTAAGCGGCGTCGCCGCCCTCGGGCGTGGGAGCTGCCGTGAGACGAGGTCAGACGTGACTGAGAACGgagtctctgtgtgttcaggccaaggaggagaagcagggCGACACGGTGCTGGTGGGCCGCCTCATGGTGCCGTGTCCCCGCGGCCAGGAGCAGGTCCACCGCCTCGTCCTGTCGCAGTGTCAGCTGCAGAGAGTTCACAGTCTGCTGCGGACCTGAGTCGGCACCCGCCTGCAcccctgatcctgatcctgccTGCCGCACCAACGTAAAACACACCACCGCCGCCTGCTGCCGTCGGCTCGTCTCCAGCAGGACTTCACGTCCCGTCACACCTCCACATCTCTGGATTTTACACTGACAGTCAGTTTTAGACGGGCGATCGTTTCCATTCagtttttaaaggtgcagtatgAACCAGTGCGACGCTTCTTTCATTCTTCAGCTGGGACATTCTGGACAATCTGATTCTCTGTGATCATGAGATCAGATTGTCCTGTTTACATAAACACTGAAGGGTTATTCGTCATCTGATTCATTCAGTGGATCAATCCCGGAGTAGTTTAGAAAGTGGCACAAAATCACAACAGTGTTGGATCAGATTATTTCTGGTCATGTAACCGCAGCTGCTGTAGTAGTTTGTCTTCAGtcgggattttttttaatgtaggtttttttttttttatatatatat
Above is a window of Salarias fasciatus chromosome 19, fSalaFa1.1, whole genome shotgun sequence DNA encoding:
- the dctn1b gene encoding dynactin subunit 1 isoform X5 — encoded protein: MSQTRRTTYTRTTSSGSSRMSSDGGGRPVKVGSLVEVIGKGQRGTVAYIGTTLFASGKWVGVILDEAKGKNDGTVQGKRYFTCEENHGIFVRQSQIQLVDDGADTTSPETPEPGTGKVLKREILETPKSNKLRGVKPKKTPAPRKTTARRPKQPSRPAGAGGKGAASGSASASAGEMSSSEPSTPAQTPLAAPVIPTLHSPGNPPAPVPSKEEEALRAQVKDLEEKLETLKMKRTEDKAKLKELEKHKIQLEQLQEWKTKMQEQQAELQKQLKEAKREAKEALEAKERYMEEMSDTADAIEMATLDKEMAEERAESLQLEVDSLKEKVDELTMDLEILKHEIEEKGSDGAASSYHVKQLEEQNSRLKEALVRMRDLSASEKQEHVKLQKQMEKKNVELDSLRSQKEKQQEEMTVAEKTIDELKEQVDAALGAEEMVETLTERNLDLEEKVRELRETVTDLEAINEMNDELQENARETELELREMLDLGAARVRESEKRVEAAQETVADYQQTIKKYRELTAHLQEVNRDLTSQQEASAELQQQAPAEMFDFKIKFAETKAYAKAIEMELRKMEVGQANRHVSLLTAFMPESFLRHGGDHDCILVLLLIPRLICKAELISKQAQEKFDLNETCVERAGLKGAVGEQLSFAGGLVYSLSLLQATLHKYEQALAQCGVEVYKKIGSLYPEMSVHERSLDFLIDLLHKDQLDETVNVEPLTKAIKYYQHLYSIHLADQDEDCTMQLADHIRFTQSALDCMAVEVGRLRAFLHAGQEKADLAVLLKDLETSCSDIRQFCKKIRRRMPGTDAPGIPAALSFGQQVSDTLSDCRKHLTWVVAVLQEVAAAGAQMMSPLGEQEGLSAVKLEDVAFKAGEQIYGSQGANPYECLRQSCSIVIATMNKMATAMQEGEYDSEKPQSKNPPPVDVRAAALRAEITDAEGLGLKLEDRETVIKELKKSLKIKGEELSEANVRLSLLEKKLDSSSRDADERVEKIQTRLDEAQTQLKKKEKEFEETMDALQADIDQLEAEKAELKQRINSQSKMTMDGLRGSGTSGIASIVTGAAGEEQKATMMPGVGSGSGVQVIDSPLLTQQIEAQRLCIKQLKNDNNRLKAEKMRAQLASLPPLHVTKLPSRDGGRPEVLSSALYRKTDQLLETLLQMSANVKVVDITGKSPVTPSAQLLEQTARLQSLSDTLDRLKGEVAEHVVNQQPGARVASDFATFPSTSFVKAKEEKQGDTVLVGRLMVPCPRGQEQVHRLVLSQCQLQRVHSLLRT
- the dctn1b gene encoding dynactin subunit 1 isoform X6, with the protein product MSQTRRTTYTRTTSSGSSRMSSDGGGRPVKVGSLVEVIGKGQRGTVAYIGTTLFASGKWVGVILDEAKGKNDGTVQGKRYFTCEENHGIFVRQSQIQLVDDGADTTSPETPEPGTGKVLKREILETPKSNKLRGVKPKKTPAPRKTTARRPKPSRPAGAGGKGAASGSASASAGEMSSSEPSTPAQTPLAAPVIPTLHSPGNPPAPVPSKEEEALRAQVKDLEEKLETLKMKRTEDKAKLKELEKHKIQLEQLQEWKTKMQEQQAELQKQLKEAKREAKEALEAKERYMEEMSDTADAIEMATLDKEMAEERAESLQLEVDSLKEKVDELTMDLEILKHEIEEKGSDGAASSYHVKQLEEQNSRLKEALVRMRDLSASEKQEHVKLQKQMEKKNVELDSLRSQKEKQQEEMTVAEKTIDELKEQVDAALGAEEMVETLTERNLDLEEKVRELRETVTDLEAINEMNDELQENARETELELREMLDLGAARVRESEKRVEAAQETVADYQQTIKKYRELTAHLQEVNRDLTSQQEASAELQQQAPAEMFDFKIKFAETKAYAKAIEMELRKMEVGQANRHVSLLTAFMPESFLRHGGDHDCILVLLLIPRLICKAELISKQAQEKFDLNETCVERAGLKGAVGEQLSFAGGLVYSLSLLQATLHKYEQALAQCGVEVYKKIGSLYPEMSVHERSLDFLIDLLHKDQLDETVNVEPLTKAIKYYQHLYSIHLADQDEDCTMQLADHIRFTQSALDCMAVEVGRLRAFLHAGQEKADLAVLLKDLETSCSDIRQFCKKIRRRMPGTDAPGIPAALSFGQQVSDTLSDCRKHLTWVVAVLQEVAAAGAQMMSPLGEQEGLSAVKLEDVAFKAGEQIYGSQGANPYECLRQSCSIVIATMNKMATAMQEGEYDSEKPQSKNPPPVDVRAAALRAEITDAEGLGLKLEDRETVIKELKKSLKIKGEELSEANVRLSLLEKKLDSSSRDADERVEKIQTRLDEAQTQLKKKEKEFEETMDALQADIDQLEAEKAELKQRINSQSKMTMDGLRGSGTSGIASIVTGAAGEEQKATMMPGVGSGSGVQVIDSPLLTQQIEAQRLCIKQLKNDNNRLKAEKMRAQLASLPPLHVTKLPSRDGGRPEVLSSALYRKTDQLLETLLQMSANVKVVDITGKSPVTPSAQLLEQTARLQSLSDTLDRLKGEVAEHVVNQQPGARVASDFATFPSTSFVKAKEEKQGDTVLVGRLMVPCPRGQEQVHRLVLSQCQLQRVHSLLRT